From the Rhodococcus sp. NBC_00297 genome, one window contains:
- a CDS encoding glycosyltransferase family 4 protein: MKIGIVCPYSFDVPGGVQAHVAELAEVLIQRGHRVSVLAPASDETALPDFVVSTGKALSFPYNGSVARLAFGPVTYTRIRAWIEKGEFEVLHIHEPNAPSLSMLSLKIADGPIVATFHASTTKSLLLSTFQGVLRPYHEKIAGRIAVSELARRWQVEALGSDAVEIPNGVHVPAFATAPLLPGYPRPGRTLVFIGRYDEPRKGMQTLLAALRPIAAVFPDIEVLVVGRGDEQKLCREAGDLAKHFRFLGQTTDAEKASALRSADIYCAPNTGGESFGIVLVEAMAAGAPVVASNLDAFRRVLRDGTAGVLFPVGDSEAMADAVIRVLSNDDERADLVRQASRAAVSYDWPVVAEQIVRVYEAVAVAGRTVKVID, encoded by the coding sequence GTGAAGATCGGCATCGTCTGCCCGTACTCGTTCGACGTCCCGGGTGGTGTGCAGGCGCACGTCGCGGAACTGGCCGAGGTACTGATCCAGCGCGGTCACCGTGTCAGCGTCCTGGCCCCAGCGAGCGACGAGACGGCGCTGCCCGACTTCGTCGTCTCGACGGGCAAGGCCCTGAGCTTCCCGTACAACGGCTCGGTGGCGCGCCTGGCGTTCGGTCCGGTGACCTACACCCGCATCCGGGCGTGGATCGAGAAGGGCGAGTTCGAGGTCCTGCACATCCACGAGCCGAACGCGCCCAGTCTGTCGATGCTGTCGCTGAAGATCGCGGACGGTCCGATCGTGGCCACGTTCCACGCCTCGACCACGAAGTCGTTGCTGCTGAGCACCTTCCAGGGTGTGCTGCGCCCGTATCACGAAAAGATCGCCGGGCGCATCGCCGTCTCGGAGCTGGCGCGACGGTGGCAGGTGGAGGCTCTGGGGTCCGATGCGGTGGAGATCCCCAACGGGGTCCACGTCCCCGCGTTCGCGACGGCGCCCCTGTTGCCCGGGTATCCCCGGCCGGGCCGGACGCTGGTGTTCATCGGCCGCTACGACGAGCCCCGCAAGGGCATGCAGACCCTGCTGGCCGCGCTCCGGCCCATCGCCGCGGTGTTCCCGGACATCGAGGTGCTGGTCGTGGGCCGCGGCGACGAGCAGAAGCTGTGCCGAGAGGCCGGCGATCTGGCGAAGCACTTCCGCTTCCTCGGCCAGACGACGGACGCCGAGAAGGCGTCGGCACTGCGCAGCGCCGACATCTACTGTGCTCCGAACACCGGCGGCGAGAGCTTCGGCATCGTGCTGGTGGAGGCCATGGCAGCGGGCGCGCCCGTGGTCGCGAGCAATCTGGACGCGTTCCGCCGCGTGCTGCGTGACGGCACGGCCGGTGTGCTCTTCCCGGTGGGCGATTCCGAGGCCATGGCGGACGCGGTGATCCGCGTGCTGTCGAACGACGACGAGCGGGCCGACCTGGTGCGTCAGGCGAGCCGCGCCGCCGTGTCCTACGACTGGCCGGTCGTCGCGGAGCAGATCGTCCGGGTGTACGAAGCGGTCGCGGTGGCCGGTCGCACGGTGAAGGTGATCGACTGA
- a CDS encoding phosphatidylinositol mannoside acyltransferase produces MSLSERLGAAGYIAGWRVVRALPDGVATRLFDAGADLAARRNGGPEQLRRNLARVLGTTADAVPDDLVQASVRSYARYWREAFRLPSMDLAAQAAAIDDAVVGQEHLDAALASGRGAVLALPHSGNWDMAGVWLTRTRGQFTTVAERLKPESLYQRFVAYRESLGFEIFPLSGGERPPFEQLSERLRDGKVVCLLGERDLARHGVPVTFFGEPTRMPAGPARLAIDTGAALLPVHCWFTPTGWGFSIEPPIDVSAGVEQATQSLADHFAANVAAHPADWHMLQPLWWDDLSQGRRDRMTGEADR; encoded by the coding sequence ATGAGTCTGTCGGAGCGGCTCGGCGCCGCGGGATACATCGCCGGATGGCGGGTCGTCCGGGCGCTGCCCGACGGCGTCGCGACCCGACTCTTCGACGCCGGCGCCGACCTCGCCGCGCGCCGCAACGGTGGACCGGAGCAGCTGCGCCGCAACCTCGCCCGCGTGCTGGGCACCACCGCGGACGCGGTACCGGACGACCTCGTGCAGGCGTCGGTGCGCTCCTACGCGCGGTACTGGCGCGAGGCGTTCCGGTTGCCGTCCATGGATCTCGCGGCCCAGGCCGCGGCCATCGACGACGCCGTCGTCGGCCAGGAACATCTGGACGCGGCGCTGGCGTCCGGCCGCGGCGCCGTGCTCGCGCTCCCGCACAGCGGGAACTGGGACATGGCGGGCGTCTGGCTCACGCGCACCCGCGGCCAGTTCACGACGGTGGCCGAACGGCTGAAGCCGGAGTCGCTCTACCAACGCTTCGTCGCGTACCGCGAGTCCCTCGGTTTCGAGATCTTCCCGCTGAGCGGCGGCGAACGCCCGCCGTTCGAGCAACTCTCCGAGCGCCTGCGAGACGGAAAGGTCGTGTGCCTCCTCGGTGAGCGCGACCTCGCCCGCCACGGGGTGCCCGTCACGTTCTTCGGGGAGCCGACCCGTATGCCGGCCGGGCCCGCGCGTCTCGCGATCGACACCGGTGCGGCTCTGCTCCCGGTGCACTGCTGGTTCACCCCCACCGGCTGGGGTTTCTCGATCGAGCCCCCGATCGACGTCTCCGCCGGCGTCGAGCAGGCCACCCAGTCGCTCGCCGACCACTTCGCCGCCAACGTCGCCGCGCATCCGGCCGACTGGCACATGCTGCAGCCGCTGTGGTGGGACGACCTCTCGCAGGGCCGGCGTGACCGCATGACCGGTGAGGCCGACCGGTGA
- the pgsA gene encoding phosphatidylinositol phosphate synthase: MLSIFGRASASKVTAPLGRALNSTGLTPDSVTIIGTVASVVAAITLFPADHLFIGTLVIWLFVMFDMLDGAMARARGGGSKYGAVLDATCDRVADGAIFAGLSWWAVFHQNDRPLFVAMLVCLVTSQVISYAKARAEASGLSADGGLIERPDRLVIVLVGSGLTGIGQLADLTWLQFALPVATYFLAAASIVTVFQRVLAVRNSAGARDIIPIQPKANRIEPDSTAG; encoded by the coding sequence GTGCTGAGCATCTTCGGTAGGGCATCGGCGTCCAAGGTCACCGCGCCGCTGGGCCGCGCCCTCAACAGCACGGGTCTCACGCCGGACTCCGTCACCATCATCGGCACCGTCGCGAGCGTCGTCGCCGCGATCACGCTGTTCCCCGCGGACCATCTGTTCATCGGCACGCTGGTGATCTGGCTGTTCGTCATGTTCGACATGCTCGACGGTGCGATGGCACGTGCGCGGGGCGGCGGCAGCAAGTACGGCGCCGTGCTCGATGCGACGTGCGACCGCGTGGCCGACGGCGCCATCTTCGCCGGGTTGTCGTGGTGGGCGGTCTTCCACCAGAACGATCGGCCGCTGTTCGTCGCGATGCTCGTGTGTCTGGTCACGTCGCAGGTCATCTCCTACGCCAAGGCCCGTGCCGAGGCGAGCGGACTGTCCGCCGACGGCGGCCTGATCGAACGTCCGGACCGCCTGGTGATCGTCCTCGTCGGATCCGGGCTCACCGGCATCGGCCAACTCGCCGATCTCACCTGGCTGCAGTTCGCTCTGCCCGTCGCGACGTACTTTCTGGCCGCGGCGAGCATCGTCACGGTGTTCCAGCGTGTACTGGCCGTCCGCAACTCCGCCGGTGCCCGCGACATCATTCCGATCCAGCCGAAGGCCAACCGGATCGAGCCGGACAGCACGGCTGGATGA
- a CDS encoding HIT family protein: MSEDDATADAGAIVDTGTGDEDRLQRLWSPHRMSYIATAPKVDDKMASEPFTQIPTLEDEDGLIVARGEHVYAVLNLYPYNPGHLMVVPYRKVADLEDLTDEESVELMRFTQHAIRTMKRVSRPHGFNVGLNLGAPAGGSLAEHLHQHVVPRWGGDANFITVIGGAKVMPQLLRDTRALLAAAWKD, encoded by the coding sequence ATGAGCGAGGACGACGCCACCGCCGACGCGGGAGCCATCGTGGACACCGGGACGGGTGACGAGGACCGCCTTCAGCGGCTCTGGTCGCCGCACCGGATGTCCTACATCGCGACGGCTCCGAAGGTCGACGACAAGATGGCGTCGGAGCCGTTCACCCAGATTCCCACGCTGGAGGACGAGGACGGGCTCATCGTCGCGCGCGGAGAGCACGTGTACGCGGTGCTGAATCTCTACCCGTACAACCCGGGTCACCTGATGGTGGTGCCGTACCGCAAGGTGGCCGACCTCGAGGACCTCACGGACGAGGAGAGCGTGGAGCTGATGCGATTCACGCAGCACGCGATCCGCACGATGAAGCGGGTCTCACGCCCGCACGGGTTCAACGTCGGGCTCAATCTCGGTGCGCCCGCAGGCGGTTCGCTCGCCGAGCACCTGCACCAGCACGTCGTCCCGCGGTGGGGCGGTGACGCCAACTTCATCACCGTCATCGGCGGTGCGAAGGTCATGCCGCAACTCCTCCGAGACACTCGCGCGTTGCTCGCCGCCGCGTGGAAGGACTGA
- the thrS gene encoding threonine--tRNA ligase, protein MPDSAVLAPRISVAAGTTAGTALRDTGLPNKGPDAIVVVRDEEGRLRDLSWAPEADTEVEPVRADSEDGRSVIRHSAAHVLAQAVQEMFPNAKLGIGPPIENGFYYDFDVENPFTPEDLTKLEKKMKQIIKSGQRFSRRVYDSLDAAKAELADEPYKLELVDDKGSVDDPEVMEVGGGELTAYDNLNPRTGDREWGDLCRGPHVPTTKYIPAFKLTRSSAAYWRGDQSKADLQRVYGTAWESQEALDAYLELLAEAERRDHRKLGSELDLFSFPDELGSGLPVFHPKGGIVRKELEDYSRQRHVEQGYEFVYSPHITKSTLYEVSGHLDWYKDGMFPAMHLDAELAEDGTVRKPGQDYYLKPMNCPMHNLIFDSRGRSYRELPLRLFEFGSVYRYEKSGVIHGLTRVRGMTQDDAHIYCTREQMHDELTNTLNFVLGLLKDYGLDDFYLELSTRNPDKSVGSDEVWEEATATLAEVAAASGLHLVPDPGGAAFYGPKISVQAKDALGRTWQMSTIQLDFNLPDRFGLEYTGSDGVKTRPVMIHRALFGSIERFFGVLTEHYAGAFPAWLAPVQVVGIPVAEAYADHLFGVIAALRKAGIRAEVDASDDRMQKKIRNHTTQKVPFMLLAGQNDADAGAVSFRFRDGTQINGVPVDDAVNAVASWVAQRRNESPTADTFDTIPGGSDGA, encoded by the coding sequence ATGCCCGATTCCGCTGTCCTCGCACCTCGCATCAGCGTGGCCGCAGGGACGACCGCCGGAACGGCGCTGCGCGACACCGGCCTTCCCAACAAGGGGCCGGACGCCATCGTGGTGGTCCGGGACGAGGAGGGTCGACTCCGCGACCTGTCGTGGGCTCCCGAGGCGGACACCGAGGTCGAGCCCGTGCGCGCCGACAGCGAGGACGGCCGCAGCGTCATCCGCCACTCGGCCGCGCACGTGCTGGCCCAGGCGGTCCAGGAGATGTTCCCGAACGCGAAGCTGGGCATCGGCCCGCCCATCGAGAACGGCTTCTACTACGACTTCGACGTGGAGAACCCGTTCACTCCGGAGGACCTGACCAAGCTCGAGAAGAAGATGAAGCAGATCATCAAGAGTGGTCAGCGGTTCTCGCGGCGCGTCTACGACTCCCTCGACGCCGCCAAGGCCGAGCTGGCCGACGAGCCGTACAAGCTCGAACTCGTCGACGACAAGGGCTCGGTCGACGATCCCGAGGTCATGGAGGTGGGCGGGGGAGAGCTCACCGCCTACGACAACCTGAACCCGCGGACCGGCGATCGCGAGTGGGGCGATCTGTGCCGCGGACCGCACGTGCCCACCACCAAGTACATCCCGGCGTTCAAGCTCACCCGCAGCTCGGCCGCGTACTGGCGCGGCGATCAGTCGAAGGCCGATCTACAGCGCGTGTACGGCACCGCCTGGGAGTCGCAGGAGGCGCTCGACGCGTACCTCGAGCTCCTCGCGGAGGCCGAGCGTCGCGATCACCGCAAGCTGGGGTCGGAGCTCGACCTGTTCAGCTTCCCCGACGAGTTGGGATCCGGCCTGCCGGTCTTCCACCCCAAGGGTGGCATCGTGCGCAAGGAGCTCGAGGATTACTCGCGCCAGCGCCATGTCGAGCAGGGCTACGAGTTCGTCTACTCACCGCACATCACCAAGAGCACGCTGTACGAGGTCTCCGGTCACCTCGACTGGTACAAGGACGGCATGTTCCCCGCGATGCATCTCGACGCGGAACTCGCCGAGGACGGCACGGTGCGCAAGCCCGGCCAGGACTACTACCTCAAGCCGATGAACTGCCCGATGCACAACCTGATCTTCGACTCCCGCGGCCGCTCGTACCGCGAGCTCCCGTTGCGGCTCTTCGAGTTCGGGTCGGTGTACCGCTACGAGAAGTCGGGCGTCATCCATGGTCTGACCCGAGTACGCGGCATGACGCAGGACGACGCGCACATCTACTGCACCCGTGAGCAGATGCACGACGAGCTCACGAACACCCTGAACTTCGTCCTCGGACTGCTGAAGGACTACGGACTCGACGACTTCTACCTCGAGTTGTCGACCCGCAACCCCGACAAGTCCGTCGGCTCCGACGAGGTGTGGGAGGAGGCCACCGCCACCCTCGCCGAGGTCGCCGCGGCCTCCGGGCTGCACCTCGTTCCCGATCCGGGCGGCGCCGCGTTCTACGGACCCAAGATCTCGGTGCAGGCGAAGGACGCGCTCGGCCGGACGTGGCAGATGTCGACCATCCAGCTCGACTTCAACCTGCCCGATCGTTTCGGCCTCGAGTACACCGGCAGCGACGGTGTGAAGACGCGCCCCGTCATGATCCACCGCGCACTGTTCGGTTCCATCGAACGCTTCTTCGGTGTGCTGACCGAGCACTACGCGGGTGCCTTCCCGGCGTGGCTCGCCCCCGTGCAGGTGGTGGGCATCCCCGTCGCCGAGGCGTACGCGGACCACCTCTTCGGTGTGATCGCCGCGCTGCGGAAGGCGGGCATCCGCGCCGAGGTCGACGCCAGTGACGACCGCATGCAGAAGAAGATCCGCAACCACACCACGCAGAAGGTGCCGTTCATGCTGCTGGCCGGGCAGAACGACGCGGATGCCGGTGCGGTGAGCTTCCGCTTCCGCGACGGCACCCAGATCAACGGTGTCCCCGTCGACGACGCGGTCAATGCGGTCGCCTCCTGGGTGGCGCAGCGCCGCAACGAGTCCCCGACGGCGGACACCTTCGACACCATCCCCGGCGGGAGTGACGGAGCATGA
- a CDS encoding (2Fe-2S)-binding protein: MAAEPTLTAADVVTRTAKALPWTANLMVVPPGDGWDIPDPALLDVALARSAARWPDVSDTTCATLWWYGSSSTLALVLGAQMLVTGHCVDPTDPDAVVAIGDTGTVAALMSPTVATSAGTVVADLVERLVGGLAQRVPGLSAPSLWAIASDSVANRVLDVASALGRVADATAMARLLTSQARTHRFPEPRLVDVTADAIVTPATASAPDAHSRRVVRRGSCCLVFEAGVDMCVSCPRRTPEDRARRWSALL; the protein is encoded by the coding sequence GTGGCTGCAGAGCCCACTCTGACCGCCGCGGACGTCGTCACGCGCACCGCGAAGGCGCTGCCGTGGACCGCGAACCTCATGGTGGTCCCGCCCGGGGACGGCTGGGACATCCCCGATCCAGCGCTGCTGGACGTCGCACTGGCTCGGTCCGCCGCGCGGTGGCCCGACGTCTCGGACACCACGTGCGCGACGCTGTGGTGGTACGGCTCCAGCTCGACGCTCGCACTGGTCCTCGGCGCTCAGATGCTCGTCACCGGGCACTGCGTCGACCCGACGGATCCCGATGCGGTGGTGGCCATCGGCGACACCGGGACCGTTGCCGCACTGATGTCGCCCACGGTGGCGACGTCGGCGGGCACAGTCGTGGCGGACCTGGTCGAGCGCCTGGTCGGGGGGCTCGCACAGCGCGTGCCGGGGCTGTCCGCACCGAGCCTGTGGGCGATCGCCTCGGACTCCGTGGCCAACCGGGTGCTCGACGTGGCCTCCGCACTCGGACGCGTGGCCGACGCCACCGCGATGGCGCGGCTCCTCACGTCGCAGGCTCGGACGCACCGGTTCCCCGAACCGCGTCTCGTGGACGTGACGGCGGACGCGATCGTCACACCGGCGACTGCGAGTGCGCCGGATGCGCACTCGCGCCGTGTCGTCCGTCGTGGATCGTGCTGTCTGGTCTTCGAGGCCGGGGTCGACATGTGCGTCAGCTGCCCGCGTCGTACCCCCGAGGACAGAGCCCGACGGTGGTCGGCGCTTCTCTGA
- a CDS encoding TIGR02611 family protein, with amino-acid sequence MTDSGSRERGSRGREERSRYREWRDGIASRPTVDRAYRIAVAAVGTVVLALGIVAIPYPGPGWLIVFAGLGILASEFAWAKTVLHWVRARYDTFMEWFGRQNIVVKGLGALLTTVVVLATLWLLGALELVAGWVGLDWAWLQSPL; translated from the coding sequence GTGACGGACTCCGGATCGCGTGAGCGCGGCAGCCGCGGGCGCGAGGAGCGCAGCCGGTACCGCGAGTGGCGTGACGGCATCGCCTCGCGCCCGACCGTGGATCGTGCCTACCGCATCGCGGTGGCCGCGGTGGGAACCGTCGTCCTCGCCCTCGGCATCGTCGCCATCCCGTATCCCGGTCCCGGATGGCTCATCGTCTTCGCCGGTCTCGGCATCCTCGCCTCGGAGTTCGCGTGGGCCAAGACCGTCCTGCACTGGGTGCGGGCCCGGTACGACACGTTCATGGAGTGGTTCGGTCGGCAGAACATCGTCGTCAAGGGACTCGGCGCACTGTTGACCACCGTGGTCGTGCTCGCCACGCTGTGGCTGCTCGGCGCCCTCGAGCTGGTCGCCGGTTGGGTGGGCCTGGACTGGGCGTGGCTGCAGAGCCCACTCTGA
- a CDS encoding GNAT family N-acetyltransferase: protein MATQPTRRATDADVPALADLAGRTFPLACPPGTLQEDIDHFVATVLSESAFRTYLDDDERIVRVAPQGTALVGYTMLILSASTDPDVSSALTATDAVEVSKMYSDPAAHGTGVAAALMESAADEARRLGRSALWLGVNQQNARALAFYRRSGFRQLGEKRFALGAVLHEDFVMQRDLT, encoded by the coding sequence GTGGCGACACAGCCCACGAGACGCGCCACGGACGCCGACGTGCCGGCCCTCGCCGATCTGGCGGGACGGACCTTCCCCCTGGCGTGTCCACCCGGAACGCTGCAGGAGGACATCGACCATTTCGTGGCGACCGTGCTGTCGGAGTCGGCGTTCCGCACCTACCTCGACGACGACGAGCGCATCGTGCGGGTTGCTCCGCAGGGCACGGCACTGGTCGGGTACACGATGCTGATCCTGTCGGCGTCGACCGACCCGGACGTGTCGAGCGCCCTCACGGCCACGGACGCCGTGGAGGTGAGCAAGATGTACAGCGACCCCGCCGCCCACGGCACCGGAGTTGCTGCAGCACTGATGGAGTCGGCCGCGGACGAGGCTCGACGGCTCGGACGCAGCGCGCTGTGGCTCGGAGTGAACCAGCAGAACGCCCGCGCGCTGGCGTTCTATCGGCGCAGCGGTTTCCGGCAGCTGGGAGAGAAGCGTTTCGCGCTGGGAGCCGTGCTGCACGAGGACTTCGTCATGCAGCGCGACCTCACCTGA
- the zapE gene encoding cell division protein ZapE, with amino-acid sequence MPQRLVDRDPVVPADQLIAQMVPPAMFDDVSFASYIPDPNEPTQAEAVRKAEEFAGKVAKIRSGGKRGLFGKKTPASGAGLYLDGGFGVGKTHLLASIFHASPEPKAFGTFVELTHVVGALGFTKALDELSGHSVLCIDEFELDDPGDTMLVSRLLTELAAKGVSIVATSNTLPGQLGEGRFAAQDFLREIKKLGSIFESIRVDGPDYRHRDLPPAPDPIGADQIEAAAAAVEGSTLDDFDALVKHLSTLHPSRYGKLIEGVTAVFIENVHAAPDQSVALRLVVLADRLYDAGTPVTVSGAKLDELFTEEMLQGGYRKKYLRATSRLLALSRFASV; translated from the coding sequence ATGCCACAACGCCTCGTCGACCGCGATCCCGTGGTGCCCGCCGACCAGCTGATCGCCCAGATGGTGCCGCCGGCGATGTTCGACGACGTGAGTTTCGCGTCCTACATCCCGGACCCGAACGAGCCGACGCAGGCCGAGGCCGTGCGCAAGGCGGAGGAGTTCGCCGGCAAGGTCGCGAAGATCCGGTCGGGCGGGAAGCGCGGTCTGTTCGGCAAGAAGACGCCGGCCTCCGGCGCAGGTCTGTACCTCGACGGTGGGTTCGGCGTCGGCAAGACCCACCTGCTGGCGTCGATCTTCCACGCGTCGCCGGAGCCCAAGGCGTTCGGCACCTTCGTCGAGTTGACGCACGTCGTCGGAGCTCTCGGATTCACGAAGGCGCTCGACGAGCTGTCCGGTCACAGCGTGCTGTGCATCGACGAGTTCGAGCTCGACGATCCGGGCGACACGATGTTGGTGTCCCGGTTGCTCACCGAGTTGGCCGCCAAGGGCGTCTCCATCGTCGCGACGTCCAACACGCTGCCCGGCCAGTTGGGCGAGGGTCGCTTCGCCGCTCAGGACTTCCTGCGTGAGATCAAGAAGCTCGGCTCGATCTTCGAGTCCATTCGTGTCGACGGTCCCGACTACCGGCACCGCGACCTGCCCCCGGCTCCGGACCCGATCGGCGCGGACCAGATCGAAGCCGCCGCGGCGGCCGTCGAGGGATCGACGCTCGACGACTTCGACGCGCTGGTGAAGCATCTGAGCACCCTGCACCCGTCGCGCTACGGGAAGTTGATCGAGGGTGTCACGGCCGTCTTCATCGAGAACGTCCACGCGGCACCCGACCAGTCCGTGGCGCTGCGCCTCGTCGTGCTGGCCGACCGCCTGTACGACGCGGGTACGCCGGTCACCGTGTCGGGTGCGAAGCTCGACGAGCTCTTCACCGAGGAGATGCTCCAGGGCGGATACCGGAAGAAGTACCTGCGCGCGACGTCGCGTCTGCTGGCGCTCTCGCGCTTCGCCTCCGTCTGA
- a CDS encoding pyrimidine reductase family protein — MAFVQRIDNGTYLTVTDDDLTDLYAYPAELHSPWIRVNFVAGIDGAVSQDGVSGGLGTPADKAVFGELRSLADAVLVGSGTVTAENYGGVEVPDAVRAARTARGQSEVPPIVVVTGSASVDPESTVVTGAEVPPIVLTTSHAPEDKVQALRDAGLTVVRADGDLTGDVVVALLQDLGLQRVLCEGGPGLFGSLLAADVVDEVCVTTSPTLSAGTSGRMATSDAAVDRPMTPGHILLDDDGTVLVRWVRAREMAR, encoded by the coding sequence ATGGCTTTTGTGCAGCGTATCGATAATGGGACCTACCTCACAGTGACCGACGACGATCTCACCGATCTCTACGCGTATCCGGCCGAGCTCCACTCCCCCTGGATCCGCGTCAACTTCGTGGCGGGCATCGACGGTGCGGTGTCGCAGGACGGGGTGTCCGGTGGACTGGGGACCCCTGCTGACAAGGCGGTCTTCGGCGAGCTCCGCTCGCTCGCCGACGCCGTCCTGGTGGGATCGGGCACCGTCACGGCAGAGAACTACGGCGGTGTCGAGGTGCCCGACGCGGTGCGCGCCGCGCGCACCGCGCGGGGTCAGAGCGAGGTCCCTCCGATCGTCGTGGTGACCGGCTCCGCGAGCGTCGATCCCGAGTCGACGGTGGTGACGGGCGCGGAGGTGCCGCCGATCGTGCTGACCACCTCGCACGCGCCCGAGGACAAGGTGCAGGCACTGCGCGACGCCGGGCTCACCGTCGTCCGCGCCGACGGCGACCTCACCGGCGACGTCGTGGTCGCGCTGCTGCAGGACCTCGGCCTGCAGCGAGTGCTGTGCGAGGGCGGGCCCGGACTCTTCGGGTCGCTTCTCGCCGCGGATGTCGTCGACGAGGTCTGCGTGACCACCTCGCCCACCCTCAGCGCCGGGACCTCGGGCCGGATGGCGACGTCCGATGCCGCCGTCGACCGCCCGATGACCCCGGGCCACATCCTGCTCGACGACGACGGGACCGTCCTGGTGCGCTGGGTACGTGCGCGCGAGATGGCACGCTGA
- a CDS encoding alpha/beta hydrolase: MQMSRFGSRLAALTAVVVVAAACGAGPSTRPDVAIEGGSAGSDGGPATTEPTDEGPRPLEAPVTDLNWTDCTARTTAARGVTAAPGVLVDCATFPAPIDRTVASDGTFELSAVRVRTAATPADAAPLVYTSGTDRPSSADMAALAAQPDTALLDAHPIVGVDRRGIGNSAPFDCYSGATSTRDALTDLGQYSPGTDAADKVATLARDATIACTDFLLPEALIFGVTNSADDLEALREAWGVRALSLLGSGNGALVALGYAAAYGDHVARLVLDSPTSVITDAVTSAEQTVRGEEAALTAFATRCAAVGCSLGADPRSQVVELFRRSDAGDLAPLSGATVRQAVVHLLAYPSTADGAARVRSTSDTVAGALAGNTTALDDAVDEVRALTETDGHFVSRCTDGQQWPAPDRVRELQTSWSGQYPAFGATAALNLLTCSAWPATTPPPVPSTLGLPVLVLSGNADAVTGTEPLPAVTGALGAAGAATTTITWDGIGHPVSVGSRCGRAAVAAYLETGDVPEGGNACPA, from the coding sequence ATGCAGATGTCGAGGTTCGGGTCACGGCTCGCCGCCCTGACGGCCGTCGTCGTGGTCGCCGCCGCGTGCGGGGCCGGACCGTCGACCCGTCCGGACGTGGCGATCGAGGGTGGATCGGCCGGGTCCGACGGCGGGCCCGCGACGACCGAACCCACCGACGAGGGGCCACGCCCCCTCGAGGCACCGGTCACCGACCTGAACTGGACCGACTGCACGGCCCGCACCACCGCTGCTCGCGGGGTCACGGCCGCGCCCGGAGTGCTGGTGGACTGCGCGACCTTCCCCGCTCCCATCGACCGCACCGTCGCCTCGGACGGCACGTTCGAACTCTCCGCGGTCCGCGTGCGCACGGCCGCCACGCCGGCGGACGCGGCGCCGCTGGTCTACACGTCCGGCACCGATCGACCGTCGTCCGCGGACATGGCGGCGCTCGCCGCGCAGCCGGACACCGCGCTCCTCGACGCCCACCCGATCGTCGGTGTCGATCGGCGCGGCATCGGCAACTCCGCGCCGTTCGACTGCTACTCGGGTGCCACGTCCACCCGCGACGCGCTGACCGACCTCGGGCAGTACTCACCCGGCACCGACGCGGCGGACAAGGTCGCGACCCTCGCCCGCGACGCGACGATCGCGTGTACCGACTTCCTGCTTCCCGAGGCACTCATCTTCGGGGTCACCAACAGCGCCGACGATCTCGAGGCGCTCCGGGAGGCGTGGGGAGTGCGTGCCCTGTCGCTCCTGGGATCGGGCAACGGCGCCCTCGTCGCGCTCGGGTACGCGGCCGCGTACGGCGACCACGTCGCCCGTCTCGTGCTCGATTCCCCCACGAGCGTCATCACCGACGCCGTCACCAGCGCCGAGCAGACCGTGCGCGGGGAGGAGGCCGCCCTGACGGCGTTCGCCACCCGATGCGCCGCCGTCGGATGCTCGCTCGGGGCGGATCCGCGCTCACAGGTGGTGGAGCTGTTCCGCCGCTCCGACGCCGGTGATCTCGCACCGCTGTCCGGTGCCACCGTTCGACAGGCAGTCGTCCACCTGCTGGCGTATCCGTCCACCGCCGACGGTGCCGCGCGGGTGCGCTCCACGTCGGACACGGTGGCAGGTGCGCTCGCCGGGAACACCACCGCACTCGACGACGCGGTCGACGAGGTGCGCGCCCTGACCGAGACCGACGGTCATTTCGTGAGCCGCTGCACCGACGGCCAGCAGTGGCCCGCGCCCGACCGGGTCCGGGAGCTGCAGACGTCGTGGTCGGGCCAGTACCCGGCCTTCGGTGCGACGGCGGCGTTGAACCTGCTCACCTGCTCGGCGTGGCCGGCGACCACCCCGCCGCCCGTCCCCTCCACCCTGGGGCTCCCGGTCCTGGTGCTCAGCGGGAACGCCGACGCCGTCACCGGTACGGAGCCGCTTCCGGCGGTCACGGGAGCGTTGGGCGCGGCCGGCGCGGCCACCACGACGATCACCTGGGACGGCATCGGACACCCCGTGTCGGTGGGCTCGAGGTGCGGGCGCGCGGCCGTCGCGGCGTACCTCGAAACGGGCGACGTGCCGGAAGGCGGTAATGCGTGTCCGGCCTAG